In Paenibacillus kyungheensis, the following are encoded in one genomic region:
- the rplI gene encoding 50S ribosomal protein L9, with the protein MKVIFLKDVKGSGKKGEVKEVADGYAQNFLIKNGHAKPATGGNVKILENQAAAVERQKQEEKEEAEVLAKQLEALTIDLKAKSGEGGRLFGAITSKQIAEALSKKGHKVDKRKIELDEPIRTLGVTQVAVKLHHDVKATLKVQVTEE; encoded by the coding sequence ATGAAAGTTATTTTTCTTAAAGACGTAAAAGGTAGCGGTAAAAAAGGTGAAGTAAAAGAGGTGGCAGACGGTTACGCACAAAACTTCTTGATCAAAAATGGTCATGCTAAACCAGCAACAGGCGGCAATGTAAAAATTCTTGAAAATCAAGCAGCCGCTGTAGAAAGACAAAAACAAGAAGAAAAAGAAGAAGCAGAAGTTCTTGCGAAACAACTTGAAGCATTGACGATTGATCTAAAAGCTAAATCCGGTGAAGGTGGACGCTTATTCGGAGCAATCACAAGCAAACAAATCGCTGAAGCGTTGAGCAAAAAAGGACATAAAGTCGATAAACGTAAAATTGAATTGGATGAGCCTATCCGTACATTGGGTGTAACACAAGTTGCTGTAAAATTACATCATGATGTTAAAGCAACGCTCAAAGTCCAAGTTACTGAGGAGTAA